Genomic DNA from Candidatus Ozemobacteraceae bacterium:
CTCGAGTCCTACGGCAAGGACGAGAAGCTCACCCGCCTCGTGAACGAGCGCGAGGTTTGGTTCGTGCCGATGGTGAACCCCGACGGCGTCACCTTCTCGCAGCTCAAGTCGAAATACTGGCGCAAGAACCGCCGCAACAACGGCAACAATGTGTTCGGCGTCGATCTGAACCGCAACTACGGCTACCAGTGGGGAAACGTCGGCGCCAGCAACAGTCCGTCCGCCGATACGTATCACGGTACCGGCCCCTTCAGCGAGCCCGAGGCGCAGGCGGTCAAGGCTCTCTACGAGCGCGAACATTTCCAGGCCGGCGTCTCCTTCCACAGCTACTCCGAGCTGATTCTTTACCCGTTCGGATACGGCTACAACATCCCGTGTCCCGATGAGGCCACGCTCAACAAGCTCGCGAAGGAAATGTCCGCCTTCAACAAATACACGCCCCAGAACAGCGCCGAACTGTATCCCGCCATGGGCGATTCCGACGACTGGGCCTACGGCGACCAGAAGGCCCTTGCGTTCACGTTCGAACTCGCCAAAACCTTCATTCCTGCCCCAACGGAGATTGCTGGCATCAACAACCTGAATGTTCCCGCCTTGATGCACCTGATCGACAAGGCCGGAACCTACGCGATCACCACCCCCACCGGCAACGAGGAGTTGGCGGCCCATCTCGACCTGAACGACGCCCTCCAGGCGATCGCCGACGGTAACGCGATCCTGTCGGCCACGACCCAGGAATCCGCGAAACTCGCCGTCAGCGACAGGCTTCTCCGGGTCGGAAAGCGCGCCGCCGAGTTGGTCGCCGCCGACATGCTGAACGGGTCCGGCGCAGCGCTCGAAAAACTCGCTTCCGCACGCGGTGCCGGATACGTGTTGCCGCTGCTCAGGGCACGGATCAACTTCGAGATCGGCCATGGAGCGAAGATCGACGGTGAGATGCTCAGGAGACTCGAAGCCGTCCGCTGACCTCTTTACAACGAAAAAGTATGGTATACTGAGACCACCGAAAGGTGGTCTCTTTTTCTGGCATGACGACAGGCACGACGACATTATCGAATATCGCACTCTTCACCGGATACAGCCATATCGGCTCGTGTCGGGAATTCACCTGGATCCCGGGCGACGTGATCGGGAAGCAGCAGATGCCCTCCAGGTTCATCATCCGCGGCCTCAAGTGCGAGTATGACGTCGAGGCCCTGATGATTCGGAAAGACCTGTATCTTCGCACCGATTCCGGCAAGGAATACGT
This window encodes:
- a CDS encoding M14 family metallopeptidase, which gives rise to MMKRGWFIASFAAFFTASMVCAETPKSLVRFDGLTRKTVAEIGMAGYDVAKAGPTFAEVVVDAQELKTLTKKAASVKTLIPDLDAYIASILKKQKKGAEYYTFERMTSTLQSWAETYSSIARLESIGKSCEGRDIWAMKVSDNPNLDEKEPAVIIMGAHHAREWISVEVPMAALKLYLESYGKDEKLTRLVNEREVWFVPMVNPDGVTFSQLKSKYWRKNRRNNGNNVFGVDLNRNYGYQWGNVGASNSPSADTYHGTGPFSEPEAQAVKALYEREHFQAGVSFHSYSELILYPFGYGYNIPCPDEATLNKLAKEMSAFNKYTPQNSAELYPAMGDSDDWAYGDQKALAFTFELAKTFIPAPTEIAGINNLNVPALMHLIDKAGTYAITTPTGNEELAAHLDLNDALQAIADGNAILSATTQESAKLAVSDRLLRVGKRAAELVAADMLNGSGAALEKLASARGAGYVLPLLRARINFEIGHGAKIDGEMLRRLEAVR